ACATCAGCTCTAAATGAAATAATATTATCAGAAAATGCTATATCATAAATATTTGTTATTTCCACTTCTCTACCTTCTAATTCAAGTTCAATGCCTTTTCTAGCTAAATCATATAGTTTCACACCATTTTTTTTAATCGCAGAAAACATAGGTGGAATTTGCTTAAATTTACATATATATTTTTTTACAATATCTTTAACATCATCTAAACATATATTAATTTCATGATTAATTTTATTAGTTACTTCACCCTCCAGATCAAGTGTATTAGTTTCATAACCAAGTTCCATTTCTACATAATAGGTTTTAGAATGTTTCATTAAATAATCTGAAAATTTTGTAGCATCATTTGCCATAACTATCATTAAACCCTCTGCCATAGGATCAAGTGTTCCAGCATGCCCAATCTTTTTTATATTCATTTCTTTTCTAACTTTTTGTATATATGAAAAAGATGTTATGTCTTTAGGTTTATTTAAAATTAATATAAAATCGTTCATTTTTCTCCTTTTAAAAAATAGGCAATTATATATTGCCTAAGTATTTGAAACCTCGTTTATAATTATAGTTATTTTTGTTCCAACATTAACTTTTGATTCTATCTTAAAAAGATGATTTTGAATCTCAAGGATTCTTTTAAAAATAGATAATCCTAGTCCATAACCTCCAGTTTCTTTGTTACGTGATTCATCTACTCTATAAAATCTATCAAATATTTTCTCTACTTCATCTTCTTTAATTCCACATCCTTCATCTCTAACGACAAACATTCCAGAATTATTTTTTTTATCATATATACTTGAAATGTACACATTAGAATTTTCTGGTGAATATTTTAATCCATTTTCTATTATTATTCTAAGTGATTGTAATAATAGATTTTCATCAGAAACAAATTGGAAAGTATCACTTTTTTCTATAACAACTTTCTTGTTTTGACTGACTAGTCTATAATCTGTTTCTATCTGATTTAAAATCTTTGTCGAGTTAATAATAACCTTATTCAACATTTTAATATTTTTCTCATCACCACGAGATAAAAATAGTAAAGATGTGATTAACTTAGTCATATTTTCACTTTCCTTGACTATAGATTCTGTAGATTCAATCAATAATTCATTTTTAGGTGTTCCTTTTTCCTCATCAGTAAATGATTTAATATATCTTCTATTAATAAGTTCAGCATATCCTTTAATTACCGAAATAGGTGTTCTAAGTTCATGCGAAACATCAGATATAAATCTTGATTGTTTATCAAAGGTAAGACTTATTTTATCTAACATTTCATTTATTATATTAGTAAGATCAAATAATTCATCTTTAGCACTAGGATAAGGTATTCTACGAGATAAATCACCACGTGAAATCTCTTTGGATGTACTAATGATATTTATTATAGGCTTTAAAATTCTTTCACTAATTTCCCTTGAAGTTAAAAATATTAAAATTAATCCTAATAATGAACTAAATAAAAATAATAATTTTAAGGTATTAATAGTTTTAATATGTTGATCAATATTTTTTAATATATATACTTCAAATATTGCTCCCTTAATATTTCTAGTAAGTTTAACTATAGAAAAAGTTGATGATGTTGTATCATTACTTAATACAATCATTTTAGGAATAAGTATATTAGAATTAATATTACTAAATGTTTTTGGTAAATTATTATTATTAATTGTAAAATCAAATGTATTTAATGCTATTACATCTAAATTATTTTTAGCAATAATATGTACAATATATTTAAAATCTTCTTCTCCTGGATTAAAAGGTTTTGGATATACTATTGTTTGATCTTTAATAACAGGTTCAAATTTTAATTTCAATTTTTTTTCATTATACTTATTAGTATAATCTTCAATTCTTGAAAAATATGAATTTATCTCATTCACTTTAGTAGTGTATTGTGAAATTAAAATATTATTATGTTGCCTATTTAATATGAAAAACAAGATTACAGTTGAAAATATAGTAATAAAAATAAAGACAAAACTAAAAGTAACTGTAATTCTATTCTTTATTCCAAATAGTTTTTTTAAATCATTATTTGAATACAAATCCTATACCTCTTTTTGTTTGAATGAATTTTCTTAAGTAAGGTTTATCAATTTTATCTCTTAGATATTTAATGTATAAATCTAATATATTATTATTACCAATTTGATCAAAGCCCCACACTTCTTCTAATATACTATCTCTACCTAGAACTATACCTTTATTTAAGACAAGGTAGTCTAATAATTCAAATTCTTTTTTAGATAATTGAATTAATTCTCCTCCTCTATATACTTCATGTGCTGTATATGATATTCTTAAATCTTCAAATATAAAATCTTCTTTTTTCTTATTTTTCAGAGTAGAACGTCTTAAAAGTGCTTTTACTCTAGCTATTAATTCTTCATTCGAAAAAGGTTTTGTAATGTAGTCATCTGCACCATAATCAAATGATATAACTTTATCAGTTATTTGATCTTTTGCTGTTAAAAATATTATCGGTACATCAGAATCTTCTCTAATTCTTTTACAAACTTCAAATCCATTCATTTTTGGTAACATTACATCTAATAATATTAAATCAAAATGATTATATTTTGCTGCTAATAAACCTTCTTTACCATCATTTTCAATTTGTATATCAAATCCTTCAAATTTTAATTCTACCTCTATGATTCTAGCTATTTTTACATCATCTTCTATAATTAAAATCTTTTCCTTCA
The genomic region above belongs to Streptobacillus moniliformis DSM 12112 and contains:
- the truB gene encoding tRNA pseudouridine(55) synthase TruB, with amino-acid sequence MNDFILILNKPKDITSFSYIQKVRKEMNIKKIGHAGTLDPMAEGLMIVMANDATKFSDYLMKHSKTYYVEMELGYETNTLDLEGEVTNKINHEINICLDDVKDIVKKYICKFKQIPPMFSAIKKNGVKLYDLARKGIELELEGREVEITNIYDIAFSDNIISFRADVSSGTYIRALVRDIGRDLNTYGTMTKLIREKINNFSLNDVNKKISIEDIFDYKKLEVDNNLYKQLYNGMTKIIELKNISDNDKYLKIYFNNVFVGIVEINKKMGYTYYIKRSKYFKELK
- a CDS encoding response regulator transcription factor, yielding MKEKILIIEDDVKIARIIEVELKFEGFDIQIENDGKEGLLAAKYNHFDLILLDVMLPKMNGFEVCKRIREDSDVPIIFLTAKDQITDKVISFDYGADDYITKPFSNEELIARVKALLRRSTLKNKKKEDFIFEDLRISYTAHEVYRGGELIQLSKKEFELLDYLVLNKGIVLGRDSILEEVWGFDQIGNNNILDLYIKYLRDKIDKPYLRKFIQTKRGIGFVFK
- a CDS encoding sensor histidine kinase; amino-acid sequence: MYSNNDLKKLFGIKNRITVTFSFVFIFITIFSTVILFFILNRQHNNILISQYTTKVNEINSYFSRIEDYTNKYNEKKLKLKFEPVIKDQTIVYPKPFNPGEEDFKYIVHIIAKNNLDVIALNTFDFTINNNNLPKTFSNINSNILIPKMIVLSNDTTSSTFSIVKLTRNIKGAIFEVYILKNIDQHIKTINTLKLLFLFSSLLGLILIFLTSREISERILKPIINIISTSKEISRGDLSRRIPYPSAKDELFDLTNIINEMLDKISLTFDKQSRFISDVSHELRTPISVIKGYAELINRRYIKSFTDEEKGTPKNELLIESTESIVKESENMTKLITSLLFLSRGDEKNIKMLNKVIINSTKILNQIETDYRLVSQNKKVVIEKSDTFQFVSDENLLLQSLRIIIENGLKYSPENSNVYISSIYDKKNNSGMFVVRDEGCGIKEDEVEKIFDRFYRVDESRNKETGGYGLGLSIFKRILEIQNHLFKIESKVNVGTKITIIINEVSNT